Proteins encoded by one window of Hemiscyllium ocellatum isolate sHemOce1 unplaced genomic scaffold, sHemOce1.pat.X.cur. scaffold_3602_pat_ctg1, whole genome shotgun sequence:
- the LOC132813312 gene encoding putative N-acetyltransferase 8B, producing MPAIPGVTIRPYRPGDLREAQSIVGAGLMGLVPSAFGRAAGSPSNVALVAALAGAAYALSWSLAWALATGLTALGLLYLLCRGLFSSYVREVLRTDMADIEGSYPWREGCGFWVAQQEAPAAGLVGTVALAGEPAAPGACRLLRLSVRRSARRQGVAEGLVRTALAFASAHGYRQCVLETSVLQQAALGLYRKLGFRTVASELPAQSALLSYLTKITLTHLEKRL from the coding sequence ATGCCCGCGATTCCCGGCGTCACCATCCGGCCGTACCGCCCGGGGGACCTGCGAGAGGCCCAGAGCATCGTGGGGGCCGGGTTGATGGGGCTTGTTCCCTCCGCGTTCGGGCGTGCTGCCGGCTCGCCCTCCAACGTGGCCCTGGTGGCGGCGCTGGCCGGAGCGGCCTACGCCCTGAGCTGGTCCCTGGCCTGGGCCCTGGCGACAGGGCTGACCGCGCTGGGGCTCCTCTACCTGCTGTGCAGGGGCCTGTTCTCCTCCTACGTCCGGGAGGTACTGAGGACGGACATGGCGGACATCGAGGGCAGCTACCCGTGGCGGGAGGGCTGCGGCTTCTGGGTGGCCCAGCAGGAGGCGCCGGCAGCGGGGCTGGTGGGGACGGTGGCGCTGGCCGGGGAGCCGGCGGCGCCCGGGGCGTGCCGCCTGCTGCGGCTCTCGGTGCGGCGCTCGGCACGTCGCCAGGGGGTGGCGGAGGGGCTGGTGAGGACCGCCCTGGCTTTCGCCTCTGCCCACGGTTACCGCCAGTGCGTCCTGGAGACCTCGGTGCTCCAGCAAGCCGCCCTCGGGCTCTACCGGAAGCTGGGGTTCCGGACGGTGGCATCGGAGCTCCCGGCTCAGTCCGCTCTCCTGAGCTACCTCACCAAGATCACCCTGACCCACCTGGAGAAACGGCTGTGA